The following coding sequences lie in one Fusarium poae strain DAOMC 252244 chromosome 1, whole genome shotgun sequence genomic window:
- a CDS encoding hypothetical protein (SECRETED:SignalP(1-18)) has translation MIASKTLIGLATVQAVSAHFGLVFPTWRADTLSEENEDRYSQWTYPCAGVDYNKKNLTDWPLEGGSLTLDLHHEWSYVFVNLGLGENTTNFNISLTPEFLNATNAGTLFIEELALPSSVKVSDGDFASIQVVTVGESGSALYNCADIRFKDNAKGPSNKTGDVDYVMIKQQDGNGTEDSASNSSSSGEEGGDNGNGAGMVGVNTMALTSVVGLAVVFAMGFSL, from the exons ATGATCGCCTCCAAGACCCTCATCGGCCTGGCCACCGTTCAGGCCGTCTCTGCTCACTTCGGGCTTGTCTTCCCCACATGGCGAGCTGATACACTCTCCGAAGAGAATGAGGACCGCTACAGCCAGTGGACTTATCCCT GTGCTGGTGTTGACTACAACAAGAAGAACCTCACCGACTGGCCCCTCGAGGGTGGTTCTCTTACACTCGACCTTCACCACGAATGGTCCTATGTTTTCGTCAACCTCGGTCTcggcgagaacaccaccaacTTCAACATCTCCCTCACACCCGAGTTCCTCAACGCCACCAACGCTGGTACTCTATTCATCGAAGAGCTTGCCCTTCCCTCAAGCGTCAAGGTCTCGGACGGAGATTTCGCTAGTATCCAAGTTGTGACTGTTGGTGAAAGCGGTAGTGCGCTCTACAACTGTGCCGATATCCGCTTCAAGGATAACGCAAAGGGGCCCAGCAACAAGACTGGCGATGTTGACTACGTCATGATCAAGCAGCAGGATGGCAATGGAACTGAGGATAGCGCTTCCAACTCCTCGTCTTCAGGAGAGGAGGGTGGTGACAATGGCAACGGAGCAGGTATGGTTGGTGTTAACACGATGGCTTTGACCTCTGTTGTAGGCCTTGCAGTCGTATTTGCGATGGGATTTAGCCTATAG
- a CDS encoding hypothetical protein (BUSCO:36848at5125): MDDPDVAWPAWKFGMKRDDLFTNLHQQYNTFTFNLQDPEAFHHDVYEISHDADTVDEFHRLMAERKQQRLYELHDSLESLAVEIIANPKLMDSEHWQHALQLFRTKSFDSIVRYFASYLPANYTDRHDHDHDTISIASSSYSEANSVKTESTTASSVDGVSSFYDDEPVTKKKSPLSIHTDMRSSSIVQAPPSPPHSEVAHSDESSASSPMESHRYSSNPPSRSMSFSGSVSGPFLPDLPRLLVHDDDETSQSDDNDEAVISDSDCAESQSSLDTMDEGEQPQEYDDDLEDEDEFPTAQFPEDASDAFDFCNDTPESDDTPTPRQETIAPCYIEYKSVAAWRIPSPRRSTSPLPKSHTYRRESTVLKDVRRSPEESQSKIQKPMHDSQRKRPVIRRRLD, translated from the coding sequence ATGGACGATCCAGACGTAGCCTGGCCTGCCTGGAAATTCGGCATGAAGAGGGATGACCTCTTTACCAACCTCCATCAACAATACAACACCTTTACCTTCAATCTCCAAGACCCCGAAGCCTTTCATCATGACGTTTACGAAATTTCTCACGATGCCGATACCGTCGACGAGTTCCATCGCTTGATGGCTGAGCGAAAGCAACAACGGCTCTACGAATTACACGATTCCCTGGAATCTCTCGCTGTTGAGATTATCGCCAACCCCAAGTTGATGGACTCGGAGCATTGGCAGCATGCTCTTCAACTTTTCCGCACCAAATCCTTTGACTCGATTGTCCGTTATTTCGCAAGCTACCTTCCTGCCAACTACACCGATCGTCATGACCACGATCACGATACCATTTCTATTGCTTCCTCATCCTATTCCGAGGCTAACAGCGTCAAGACTGAGAGCACTACGGCCAGCAGCGTCGACGGTGTTTCGAGTTTCTACGACGATGAGCCTGTCACGAAGAAGAAGTCCCCCCTGTCTATCCACACAGACATGCGGTCATCTTCTATCGTGCAGGCGCCTCCTTCGCCGCCCCACTCCGAGGTTGCGCACTCAGATGAGTCTTCGGCTTCGTCCCCAATGGAGTCGCACCGATACTCCTCTAACCCCCCTTCTCGCTCCATGTCGTTTTCTGGGTCCGTGTCAGGGCCTTTTCTTCCTGACTTACCTCGATTACTCGtccacgacgacgatgagacCTCACAGTCCGATGATAATGACGAGGCCGTCATTTCGGATTCGGATTGTGCAGAGAGCCAGTCGTCACTGGACACCATGGATGAAGGGGAGCAGCCTCAAGAGTATGACGACGATCtagaagatgaggatgaattTCCTACTGCTCAATTTCCTGAAGATGCTAGCGACGCTTTCGATTTCTGTAACGATACCCCGGAGTCCGATGACACACCAACTCCTCGACAGGAGACTATCGCGCCCTGCTATATTGAGTACAAGTCCGTCGCGGCCTGGAGAATCCCGTCTCCTCGTCGTTCAACTTCCCCTTTGCCAAAAAGCCACACCTACCGCCGAGAAAGCACAGTCCTGAAGGACGTACGCCGGAGCCCTGAAGAATCACAGAGTAAGATTCAAAAACCTATGCACGATAGTCAAAGGAAACGGCCGGTAATTAGGAGAAGGCTGGATTAG
- a CDS encoding hypothetical protein (BUSCO:15765at5125), with protein MAEPRLGLSEAISEERTEPFSQSEIDTRFKGIRVEEPVPATTSSAVSLDELHVEDHHHKQGIRILFRPLASFPNSRAVSPGSESCQWLALRAEVASPEQPEHKVLAVTQTSKDIKFSVRIPGETQDASPRPPLWCELYYDPASDKVIFLNKSDVPISLSSVVPTPLSSPVSAAHIINPGSAKALKPGTWRITVRDIDVIDFRVLEKRPVTIFQPRQPTIPEDVPPTSSTPTINSSGKRALTPEYDEKRVKRRISEPNTPGDDGVIMFLRPSADPLVFSLPNGRESKELSTVNGHALLDAEKGDTVAIPSVCELDEYQLTKREPIASTSLSAVYTATHSHVPDNIVTVKVLKTRVANSNDKSLLHERNVIRQADMWLRECRSQEDLQHKSIVRYYGGDARFLSLYMEHIDAKDLTAAPRWRSKANDEFLGDRNDAIRILGDIAGALNYIHGRKLVHNDIKPANILYSPERGAVLCDFGLSTLAANSPTTGGTPYYIPPEFIGRKQRGPASDTWALGVTMLYVLRKISFPDSRARRQHPRPLYWLIAGVNSPNTPHKQHGNGQPAIVQMRDWLTEIFDAREKLNPKDRLERIVQEMLYPNPNHRITMAKVLQELATDQVAVAAG; from the coding sequence ATGGCAGAACCAAGGCTCGGGCTCTCTGAGGCTATCTCAGAGGAGCGCACCGAGCCATTCTCACAGTCCGAGATTGACACCCGCTTTAAGGGCATTCGTGTTGAGGAGCCCGTCCCTGCGACTACCTCTTCCGCTGTTTCATTAGACGAGCTTCACGTTGAGGATCACCACCACAAACAAGGTATCCGCATCCTCTTCCGCCCTTTGGCCAGCTTCCCCAACTCGCGCGCAGTGAGTCCTGGCAGTGAAAGTTGCCAGTGGCTCGCTCTCCGCGCCGAGGTTGCTTCTCCAGAGCAGCCTGAGCACAAGGTTCTCGCTGTGACTCAGACCTCAAAGGATATAAAATTCTCTGTCCGTATACCCGGTGAGACTCAAGATGCTTCTCCGAGACCCCCTCTGTGGTGTGAGCTATACTATGATCCCGCCAGTGACAAGGTCATTTTTTTGAATAAGTCAGATGTGCCAATTTCTCTGTCAAGCGTTGTCCCGACGCCGCTGTCAAGTCCTGTCAGTGCTGCTCACATCATCAATCCTGGATCTGCCAAGGCTCTGAAACCCGGAACCTGGCGCATCACTGTTCGAGACATCGATGTTATTGATTTTCGAGTACTCGAAAAGCGACCAGTGACGATTTTTCAACCAAGGCAACCTACAATCCCCGAGGACGTTCCACCAACCTCAAGCACTCCCACCATTAACTCGAGTGGGAAGCGAGCTCTGACTCCGGAGTATGACGAGAAGAGGGTGAAACGTCGTATCTCAGAACCAAATACACCCGGTGACGATGGTGTTATTATGTTTCTGAGACCTTCTGCCGATCCCCTGGTTTTTTCTCTACCAAACGGTCGTGAAAGCAAAGAGTTATCCACTGTGAACGGACATGCTTTGCTAGACGCCGAGAAGGGCGACACTGTTGCGATTCCAAGTGTCTGCGAGCTTGATGAGTATCAGCTCACTAAAAGGGAGCCTATTGCGTCAACGTCGTTGTCTGCGGTGTACACAGCAACACATTCCCATGTACCAGACAACATCGTCACAGTCAAGGTGTTAAAGACGCGCGTTGCCAACTCCAACGACAAGTCACTGCTCCACGAGCGGAATGTTATCCGCCAGGCCGATATGTGGCTTCGTGAGTGCAGGAGTCAGGAAGATCTGCAGCACAAGTCCATCGTCCGCTACTACGGTGGTGATGCGCGTTTCCTGTCCCTTTATATGGAGCACATCGACGCCAAGGACCTCACTGCAGCGCCTCGTTGGAGAAGCAAAGCCAATGACGAGTTCCTGGGTGATAGAAACGACGCTATCAGGATTTTGGGCGACATTGCTGGCGCCCTTAACTACATCCACGGCCGCAAATTGGTGCACAACGACATAAAGCCCGCCAATATCCTCTATTCGCCAGAGCGAGGTGCTGTCCTCTGCGACTTTGGACTTTCAACGCTGGCCGCCAATTCACCGACGACTGGAGGAACACCGTACTACATTCCCCCGGAATTCATTGGGCGGAAGCAGCGTGGGCCTGCGTCTGACACTTGGGCACTTGGTGTCACCATGCTCTATGTGCTGCGCAAAATCTCATTTCCCGACTCTCGTGCTCGTCGACAACACCCCCGACCTCTGTATTGGTTAATCGCCGGTGTGAACAGTCCAAACACGCCTCACAAGCAGCATGGAAATGGCCAGCCAGCCATTGTTCAGATGCGAGATTGGCTCACCGAGATATTCGATGCTAGAGAGAAACTCAATCCCAAGGACCGACTCGAGCGGATCGTACAGGAGATGTTATACCCCAATCCCAACCATCGCATCACCATGGCCAAGGTGCTGCAAGAGTTGGCTACTGATCAAGTTGCCGTTGCTGCGGGATGA
- a CDS encoding hypothetical protein (BUSCO:41405at5125), with translation MSLNKSWRPLPLQSSPDLPILLVSFHTDTSAYTIHITDMANMWTESLDRKAIFMRGWNENTSIDPSDTPDNMAKFLASISTALDSSQPGHYETSLRLDHDSRSEAGEDDLALSITCEIPGLQPLKWPMYLKKLPAINIATNLVLPLIQAHHAKDLEIASLVQSLGHKDAVLTKLLDKLEAMGTGMEHIFNVLSGKKKISRSTAAEKVPGLAPFDRRRWKEDLQYKQDSPNNPQSLVESVFANGGLEFEPMPNSTESPQLDQWWRNFEGVSSVTQQQQQQKAAVAVSSSVPKNTEICHVEDGDDDFQVQSTPPHLASKQKSTDAKETLATDDASTEGESADSVSPARNVQKVDKPARRLGALGKKKQSTPPPSPGPIPPQRRSDSRTQQQDDSETASEAEEDDAAVYPPAKDPIPSSVSPARPLTKKTGLGRIGGAKSKHPAEKSSAHVEPEVIEISEPSTPAVSHRPPRKLGVIGRQAATQEDSAPSSSERGRSDAKASTPEPKVRETSQERADRRREELKKELEKKAAAGPAKKKRRF, from the coding sequence ATGTCCCTTAACAAGTCATGGCGGCCCCTGCCGCTTCAGTCGTCCCCTGATCTGCCTATCCTCCTGGTATCCTTCCATACAGATACGTCAGCGTACACTATTCACATAACCGACATGGCCAATATGTGGACCGAGTCACTTGATCGCAAGGCAATTTTCATGAGAGGGTGGAACGAAAACACTAGTATCGACCCCAGTGATACTCCAGATAACATGGCCAAATTCTTGGCAAGTATCAGCACTGCTTTGGACTCTTCTCAGCCAGGTCACTACGAAACGAGTCTTCGCTTAGACCATGATAGTAGGTCTGAAGCAGGCGAGGACGATCTCGCTCTCAGTATCACTTGCGAAATTCCTGGACTACAGCCACTCAAATGGCCCATGTACTTGAAGAAATTGCCCGCAATCAACATAGCCACGAACCTTGTGCTCCCGTTAATACAAGCACACCATGCAAAAGACTTGGAAATTGCATCTCTGGTTCAGAGCTTGGGGCATAAAGACGCGGTATTGACCAAACTCTTGGACAAACTGGAAGCAATGGGAACAGGTATGGAGCATATCTTCAATGTTCTTTccggcaagaagaagatatcCAGAAGCACAGCAGCGGAAAAGGTGCCTGGCCTTGCGCCTTTCGATCGCAGGCGATGGAAGGAGGATCTTCAGTATAAACAAGACAGCCCCAATAATCCACAATCATTAGTCGAGAGTGTTTTCGCAAACGGAGGGCTTGAATTCGAGCCGATGCCGAACAGCACCGAGTCACCTCAGCTGGATCAATGGTGGCGGAATTTCGAAGGTGTTTCGTCTGTTacacaacaacagcagcagcaaaaaGCGGCTGTTGCAGTCAGCTCCTCGGTCCCAAAGAACACGGAAATATGTCACGTCGAGGATGGTGATGACGATTTCCAGGTTCAATCTACGCCCCCGCATCTTGCGTCCAAACAGAAATCGACCGACGCAAAGGAGACACTGGCCACTGATGATGCCTCTACAGAGGGTGAATCAGCAGACAGTGTATCACCAGCCCGAAACGTACAAAAGGTGGACAAGCCAGCCCGTCGTCTGGGTGCGCTGGGTAAAAAGAAGCAGTCGACCCCACCCCCTTCCCCTGGCCCGATTCCACCTCAGAGAAGGTCGGATTCAAGGACCCAGCAGCAAGACGATTcggagacggcatccgaagcAGAGGAGGACGATGCAGCGGTTTATCCTCCGGCCAAGGACCCGATCCCGTCGTCTGTTTCCCCTGCCCGGCCCCTGACAAAGAAGACTGGTCTAGGACGCATTGGAGGGGCCAAGTCAAAGCATCCAGCCGAGAAAAGCTCTGCACATGTTGAACCAGAGGTGATTGAAATCAGTGAGCCTAGCACACCTGCAGTTTCACATCGCCCGCCTCGAAAGTTGGGTGTTATTGGGAGACAAGCAGCCACCCAGGAAGATTCAGCACCAAGTTCTAGTGAACGGGGTCGATCTGATGCAAAGGCATCTACACCCGAGCCGAAAGTAAGAGAAACTTCGCAGGAGCGGGCTGACAGGCGACGCGAGGAACTGAAAAAGGAACTCGAGAAGAAGGCGGCAGCTGGTCCCGCGAAGAAGAAACGAAGGTTTTAG
- a CDS encoding hypothetical protein (BUSCO:28909at5125), producing MDPGRKAMLAGRRSPTRRDVTSPRHDPTNRITKSTKPTASKVNPKYLTQDEQSRQFVADEDKFVLKQSKKKANIRIREGRAKPIDYLAFNLRYIDTDRDVFDDDDADAEIDVPAPGDVIASLDREQIAELESDIASYHVLETNATNREYWRALQTICADRKAKLDPHGHERRVVSSVSDDIDKILAPKTHDQLEALEKQIKAKLQSNEDIDTDYWEQLLKSLRVWKARAKLSQVYEAIKEIRLKQLKERDPAKAKALGQPTSAPKMTSASRPVAPVSASPDPTSAQAGVSSSSHAENPAPPGTERFSQADEDFSQATKALYDREVARGVDENEEIFTSEEAVTSSQPQWADKYRPRKPRYFNRVQMGYDWNKYNQTHYDYDNPPPKVVQGYKFNIFYPELIDKTKAPTFKIIREHGRRRGESFAAAGEEDTCLIRFIAGPPYEDIAFRIVDREWDYSAKKDRGFKSSFDKGILQLHFQFKKIYYRK from the exons ATGGATCCAGGACGCAAGGCAATGCTGGCGGGACGAAGATCCCCGACCCGTCGAGACGTTACTTCACCCAGACATGACCCTACCAACAGAATTACCAAATCAACAAAACCAACTGCCTCAAAGGTCAACCCCAAATACTTGACCCAAGATGAGCAGTCGCGCCAATTCGTCGCCGACGAGGATAAATTCGTACTAAAGCagtccaagaagaaggccaacaTTCGTATTCGAGAAGGCCGTGCTAAACCTATCGACTACTTAGCCTTCAACTTGCGATACATTGATACCGACCGCGACGTatttgacgacgacgacgccGATGCCGAGATCGATGTTCCTGCACCTGGAGACGTTATCGCGTCACTAGATAGAGAGCAAATCGCTGAACTAGAATCTGACATTGCTTCTTATCATGTACTCGAGACAAATGCCACCAATCGCGAATACTGGAGGGCGCTTCAAACCATCTGTGCAGACAGGAAGGCGAAGCTAGATCCGCACGGTCATGAAAGAAGGGTTGTCAGCAGTGTTTCGGACGACATTGACAAGATTCTCGCCCCCAAGACGCACGACCAGTTGGAAGCCTTGGAAAAGCAGATAAAGGCCAAATTACAATCGAACGAGGACATTGACACGGATTACTGGGAACAACTGCTTAAAAGCCTTAGAGTCTGGAAAGCTCGTGCCAAGCTAAGCCAGGTATACGAGGCAATCAAGGAGATCCGTCTCAAACAGCTCAAGGAGCGTGACCCGGCCAAGGCAAAGGCGTTGGGCCAGCCAACCTCAGCCCCCAAAATGACATCCGCCTCACGGCCTGTGGCCCCAGTCTCAGCTTCCCCAGATCCAACATCAGCGCAGGCAGGTGTTTCATCATCAAGCCATGCAGAGAACCCCGCCCCTCCTGGCACTGAACGCTTTTCTCAGGCCGACGAGGACTTCTCCCAGGCTACCAAAGCACTGTATGATCGCGAGGTTGCTCGAGGCGTTGACGAGAACGAGGAGATATTCACAAGTGAAGAAGCTGTCACTTCTTCCCAGCCGCAGTGGGCAGACAAGTACAGACCTCGAAAACCCCGGTATTTTAACCGTGTGCAGATGGGCTATGATTGGAACAAGTACAACCAGACTCATTATGATTATGATAATCCGCCACCAAAAGTTGTCCAGGGTTACAAATTCAACATTTTCTATCCGGAACTCATCGACAAGACAAAAGCACCAACTTTCAAGATAATTCGGGAACACGGCCGCAGACGAGGAGAATCGTTTGCTGCTGCCGGCGAGGAGGATACGTGCCTAATCAGGTTCATTGCAGGCCCCCCATACGAGGATATTGCGTTTCGCATTGTCGACCGAGAATGGGATTATAGCGCCAAGAAAGATCGAGGCTTCAAAAGCTCTTTTGACAAG GGTATCTTGCAGCTGCACTTTCAGTTCAAGAAG ATCTATTACAGGAAGTAG